A single window of Longimicrobiaceae bacterium DNA harbors:
- a CDS encoding helix-turn-helix transcriptional regulator: MKMMVAPRPCFGYHRSMDDMPNLASVAGAIADPTRARMLMMLMDGRALTATELAMSGGVTPSTASSHLSRLTAEGIVAMEKQGRHRYFRIGAPEVAAILEQLMSIAPRGRGGAVRTGLRDESLRRARVCYDHLAGEAAVRLLDRLRELGLIGGDDGSVALSAEGTAWCGAMGVDLGALRARRRPLCRPCLDWSERRTHLAGGVGAALLERLFALGYARRVAGSRTVVFSPRGESFIEHPHLM; this comes from the coding sequence GACATGCCGAACCTCGCTTCCGTTGCTGGCGCGATTGCGGATCCCACGCGCGCGCGGATGCTCATGATGCTCATGGATGGACGCGCGCTCACCGCGACGGAGCTGGCGATGAGCGGCGGCGTCACGCCATCTACTGCCAGCAGCCACCTCTCGCGCCTCACGGCCGAAGGCATCGTCGCGATGGAGAAGCAGGGCCGCCACCGCTACTTCCGCATCGGCGCCCCCGAAGTGGCGGCCATCCTGGAGCAGCTGATGAGCATCGCCCCGCGCGGACGTGGAGGCGCGGTGCGGACGGGCCTCCGCGACGAGAGCCTGCGCCGCGCGCGCGTCTGCTACGACCATCTCGCGGGAGAAGCCGCGGTGCGCCTGCTCGACCGCCTCCGCGAGCTGGGGCTGATCGGCGGGGACGACGGCTCGGTCGCGCTGTCGGCGGAAGGAACGGCGTGGTGCGGGGCGATGGGTGTCGACCTTGGCGCGCTACGGGCGCGGCGGCGGCCGCTCTGCCGGCCGTGCCTGGACTGGAGCGAGCGCCGAACGCACCTCGCAGGCGGAGTCGGAGCGGCGCTGCTCGAGCGGCTGTTCGCGCTGGGCTACGCGCGGCGGGTGGCCGGGAGCCGCACTGTCGTCTTCTCCCCGCGCGGCGAGTCGTTCATCGAGCATCCGCACCTGATGTGA